A genomic stretch from Psilocybe cubensis strain MGC-MH-2018 chromosome 1, whole genome shotgun sequence includes:
- a CDS encoding Beta-1,3-galactosyltransferase pvg3, translating into MDNAPHSDSTDSDDTARQPHHHHHHFLFPPSSASSTPTQSRSTSPLPQFYPQPTSCPSESDSEEPHSPLLRTHHSRPPWWREQPRRPWWSVAPRRREERAWRPARLARRWLRRLVRHPFFPSQPITIVLTLILFSIFAISLTLLLMYVLNPDKEPLPWRAYCSVPSLAPPFDRLLPPNSPHVYPNYTNVHTVPPFPHADLDQLPPAGILVGVFSIASSFERRMLMRSTWATHPRSRDGAGQGDGGLSTSRTIVRFVLGQPSKDWERRIKLEMEMYNDLIILPITENMNNGKSYTFFSWAAINAWVPPVYNPSTVPPPSFSYSNFTSEPPSLATHDPYLAWQDVNSGKPKPWVRPDFVVKVDDDSFVMLAELEARLRLELHNNTRSDKPNLHRSQEGATNSSTSLPLTTARSHSSNQLSASAIATNDPLVYWGYLVTNRLHIFMAGELYALSWSLVDWVSKDPIVKTLIWGAEDKQTAKWMRMHPRASQVRWTSERCWIYDHPRSGTVYSHGYLFPSEVTRVKHAMLAAQEEKETLAQAPVQGNGGSTPTATVASVGLGGTPAAWGLSSVSTFGARYTPPLPDLSTTHSVEALVEGSAMSLLREGSPMTPEYAWTHREGRKTRYEGNRVGGTVVVHFIKKNMWYLETAIAMLEGAEESESERYEAGKTTTLTEETRSYSHASSIQRSGKRQSRVH; encoded by the exons ATGGACAACGCCCCTCACTCGGACTCCACTGACTCGGACGACACTGCTCGCCaaccccaccaccaccaccaccactttCTTTTCCCCCCTTCGTCCGCTAGCTCCACCCCCACACAGTCTCGCTCAACATCGCCCCTCCCCCAGTTCTACCCCCAGCCAACATCATGCCCCTCAGAGTCAGACAGCGAGGAGCCCCATTCTCCCCTTCTCAGGACACACCACTCACGCCCGCCCTGGTGGCGCGAACAGCCAAGGCGCCCCTGGTGGTCCGTCGCCCCCCGTCGCAGAGAGGAGAGGGCATGGCGTCCAGCCAGGCTCGCTCGTCGCTGGCTCCGTCGTCTTGTAAGGCACCCATTCTTCCCCAGCCAGCCCATCACCATC GTCCTGaccctcatcctcttctccatctTTGCCATATCTCTCACCCTTCTCCTCATGTACGTTCTCAATCCAGACAAGGAGCCCCTCCCATGGCGTGCCTACTGCTCCGTGCCCTCCCTAGCACCCCCATTCGACCGCCTTCTGCCTCCCAATTCACCACACGTCTATCCTAATTATACTAATGTCCACACCGTGCCCCCATTCCCCCATGCCGACCTCGACCAGCTGCCCCCAGCTGGCATCCTCGTTGGCGTTTTCTCTATTGCATCATCCTTTGAACGCCGCATGCTCATGCGCTCTACCTGGGCTACACATCCCCGCAGTCGCGATGGCGCTGGCCAAGGCGACGGCGGTCTCAGCACTTCCCGCACTATCGTTCGCTTCGTCTTGGGCCAGCCAAGCAAAGATTGGGAACGTAGAATAAAGCTAGAGATGGAAA TGTACAACGACTTGATTATTCTCCCTATTACCGAGAACATGAACAATGGCAAGAGCTATACCTTCTTTTCCTGGGCTGCCATCAACGCATGGGTACCACCCGTCTATAATCCCTCCACTGTACCCCCACCCAGCTTCTCTTACTCAAACTTTACTTCTGAGCCTCCATCACTCGCAACTCATGATCCCTATCTTGCCTGGCAGGACGTCAACTCGGGCAAGCCAAAACCCTGGGTGCGACCAGACTTTGTCGTCAAAGTAGACGACGACTCTTTTGTCATGCTCGCAGAGCTCGAAGCCAGGCTGCGTCTCGAGCTACACAACAACACTCGCTCGGATAAACCCAATCTACACCGCAGTCAGGAAGGAGCTACCAATTCGAGCACATCACTTCCGCTCACGACTGCGCGGTCACATTCTTCCAATCAACTCTCGGCATCGGCTATCGCTACCAATGATCCCTTGGTATATTGGGGATATCTCGTCACAAATCGTCTCCATATATTCATGGCTGGCGAGTTGTACGCGCTAAGTTGGAGTCTCGTTGATTGGGTCTCGAAAGACCCCATCGTCAAAACTCTCATCTGGGGCGCAGAGGATAAGCAGACCGCGAAATGGATGAGGATGCATCCCCGTGCGTCCCAAGTCAGATGGACGAGCGAACGTTGTTGGATCTATGACCATCCACGCTCAGGGACCGT ATATTCACATGGCTATTTATTCCCGTCTGAAGTTACGCGTGTAAAGCACGCGATGCTGGCCGcccaagaagaaaaggaaacgcTAGCGCAAGCGCCTGTACAGGGTAACGGCGGCAGCACGCCGACCGCTACAGTTGCTTCAGTCGGGCTGGGAGGCACACCCGCAGCTTGGGGACTTTCCAGCGTCTCAACATTTGGCGCGCGTTACACGCCACCGCTCCCCGATCTATCAACGACACACAGCGTGGAGGCACTTGTGGAAGGCAGTGCCATGTCGCTGCTCCGTGAAG GGAGCCCCATGACACCTGAGTATGCATGGACGCACCGGGAGGGCCGCAAAACGCGGTATGAAGGCAACCGTGTGGGTGGCACAGTCGTGGTGCACTTTATTAAGAAAAATATGTGGTATTTGGAGACGGCCATCGCCATGCTCGAGGGCGCGGAGGAATCCGAGTCGGAGCGGTACGAGGCAGGTAAAACGACCACGCTGACTGAGGAAACGCGGTCGTACTCGCATGCCAGCTCAATACAGCGCTCTGGAAAGCGGCAGTCACGAGTGCATTga